In Hermetia illucens chromosome 1, iHerIll2.2.curated.20191125, whole genome shotgun sequence, one genomic interval encodes:
- the LOC119646205 gene encoding glycine-rich protein 5-like, translated as MRASFVVAVLLGLVALTWSYPAAEDNNVETLLAVNEAQGHENEAGRQVRQFGGGRGFGGGFGGGRGGGFGGGFGGGRGGGFGGGRGFGGGFGGGRGGGFGGGFGGGSGGGFGGGAGGGFGGGFGGGFGGGRGGGFFG; from the coding sequence ATGCGTGCATCATTTGTTGTTGCAGTCCTTTTGGGCTTAGTGGCCTTAACATGGTCCTACCCAGCTGCTGAGGATAATAACGTCGAAACCCTATTGGCCGTGAATGAAGCACAAGGACACGAAAACGAAGCAGGACGCCAAGTAAGACAGTTCGGTGGTGGTCGAGGATTTGGAGGCGGCTTTGGCGGTGGCCGCGGAGGAGGATTCGGCGGTGGCTTCGGCGGCGGCCGCGGAGGAGGATTCGGAGGTGGACGAGGTTTCGGTGGTGGTTTTGGCGGTGGACGTGGTGGTGGCTTCGGCGGTGGTTTCGGTGGTGGATCTGGTGGCGGCTTTGGTGGTGGAGCTGGTGGCGGCTTCGGTGGTGGTTTCGGAGGCGGCTTTGGCGGTGGACGCGGTGGCGGTTTCTTTGGTTAA